From Scomber scombrus chromosome 13, fScoSco1.1, whole genome shotgun sequence, a single genomic window includes:
- the sik1 gene encoding serine/threonine-protein kinase SIK1 yields MVIMSENSRVAQTSPAQGRPLQVGFYEIIRTLGKGNFAVVKLAKHKVTKTQVAIKIIDKTRLNPSNLEKIYREVQIMKLLNHPHIIKLYQVMETKDMLYIVTEYAKNGEMFDHLTTNGRMSEDEARKKFWQILTAVDYCHRHHIVHRDLKTENLLLDANMNIKLADFGFGNFYNAGEPLSTWCGSPPYAAPEVFEGKEYEGPQLDIWSLGVVLYVLVCGSLPFDGPSLPALRQRVTEGRFRIPFFMSQDCENLIRKMLVVDPAKRISVAQIKQHRWMLADPTAAHQTLSHSLTEYNSNLGDYSEPVLGIMNTLGIDRQRTIESLQSSSYNHFSAIYYLLLERVKEHRAQQLNRQCGTWSQRPRSTSDSSGPEVIMESTDSFRTAAYSIPAKNPPPVYPEMECDQGGLFQRVVFPVEASLNRLLWNRSISPNSLLETSISEEVRPRDLEEEEATQTLSPLLSSTTTSRRHTLAEVSARFHQCNPPCIVVSPSDGASSDSCLKSSSSPAPTLQAAMGDMSTLVASGADGGALLPAGAPLALSSHILPQAQGSLPAASFQEGRRASDTSLTQGLKAFRQQLRKNTRTKGLLGLNKIKGLARQVVPPTSCNRGSRGSLGPALSEHRSMLEEVLHQQRMLQIQHQPQPQVQAAQTGPPQNPLLFLSQQQSPSPPPASVFAPSSLFDTPTPSVLKSKSQHPIPPQQASVGLQHGPWQQPLKTSSSCYSSSLSPVASAAYLLEARLHISQQPHPHLHTSLQQQPQTATQGAFPIMSKPVMWTMGSVSNTDPGMLELGLAGQQQLSSCVMVK; encoded by the exons ATGGTGATCATGTCAGAGAACAGTCGGGTGGCTCAGACCAGCCCTGCCCAGGGGAGGCCACTGCAGGTCGGCTTCTACGAGATCATCCGCACCCTGGGGAAAGGAAACTTCGCAGTGGTGAAACTGGCCAAACATAAAGTCACTAAAACACAG GTGGCCATAAAGATTATTGACAAGACTAGACTGAACCCCTCCAATCTGGAGAAAATCTACAGAGAGGTGCAGATTATGAAGCTGCTAAATCACCCCCATATCATCAAACTCTACCAG GTCATGGAGACCAAAGACATGCTGTACATCGTGACGGAGTATGCAAAGAACGGAGAGATGTTTG ACCACCTGACCACAAATGGCCGTATGAGTGAAGATGAAGCACGAAAAAAGTTTTGGCAGATTCTTACAGCAGTGGACTACTGCCATCGACACCACATCGTACATCGTGACCTAAAAACAGAGAACCTTTTGCTGGATGCCAACATGAACATAAAACTAGCTG ACTTTGGATTTGGAAATTTCTACAATGCAGGAGAGCCTCTTTCAACATGGTGTGGCAGCCCGCCTTATGCAGCCCCTGAAGTATTTGAAGGGAAAGAGTATGAGGGGCCTCAGCTAGACATTTGG AGCCTTGGTGTGGTGCTTTATGTTCTTGTCTGTGGCTCCCTTCCATTCGATGGGCCCAGCCTTCCTGCTCTGAGACAAAGAGTCACAGAGGGACGCTTCAGAATCCCCTTTTTCATGTCCCAAG ACTGTGAAAACCTGATCCGCAAGATGCTGGTGGTGGATCCGGCCAAGAGGATCAGCGTGGCCCAGATCAAGCAGCACCGCTGGATGCTGGCAGACCCAACAGCTGCCCACCAGACCCTCAGCCATTCCCTGACAGAGTACAACTCCAACCTGGGGGACTACAGTGAGCCTGTGCTGGGCATCATGAACACTCTGGGCATTGACCGCCAGAGGACCATCGAG TCTCTGCAGAGCAGCAGCTACAATCACTTTTCTGCTATCTACTATCTACTGCTggaaagagtgaaagagcaTCGTGCCCAGCAGCTGAACCGCCAGTGTGGAACCTGGAGCCAGAGACCCAGGAGCACCTCCGACTCCAGCGGCCCAGAG GTGATCATGGAGTCCACTGACAGCTTCAGAACTGCAGCTTATTCAATTCCAGCTAAAAACCCTCCTCCAGTGTACCCAGAGATGGAGTGTGATCAAGGTGGATTGTTCCag AGGGTGGTGTTTCCAGTGGAGGCGAGTTTGAACAGACTGCTCTGGAACCGCTCGATTTCACCCAACAGCCTGCTGGAGACAAGCATCAGCGAGGAGGTTCGACCCAGggacctggaggaggaggaagcaacACAAACTCTCAGCCCCCTGCTCtcttccaccaccacctcccgcAGACACACTCTGGCAGAGGTGTCTGCCCGTTTCCACCAGTGCAACCCTCCAT GTATTGTGGTCAGTCCCTCAGATGGTGCCTCCTCTGACAGCTGTCTGAAGTCCTCATCCAGTCCAGCCCCCACTCTACAGGCTGCTATGGGTGACATGTCAACACTTGTGGCCTCTGGGGCAGATGGTGGAGCCCTATTGCCTGCTGGAGCACCTCTTGCCCTCTCCTCCCACATCCTGCCCCAAGCACAGGGCAGCCTTCCTGCTGCTAGCTTCCAGGAGGGTCGCAGAGCATCTGACACTTCCCTTACACAAG GCCTCAAAGCTTTCCGCCAGCAGCTGAGGAAAAACACACGCACTAAAGGGCTTCTGGGATTAAACAAGATCAAGGGTCTGGCGAGGCAGGTTGTCCCTCCAACCTCTTGTAACCGTGGCAGCCGTGGGTCACTGGGTCCAGCCCTCTCTGAGCACCGCAGCATGCTGGAAGAGGTGTTACACCAACAGCG GATGCTACAAATCCAGCACCAGCCCCAGCCTCAGGTCCAAGCTGCTCAGACAGGACCTCCCCAGAATCCCTTGCTCTTTCTGTCCCAGCAGCAGTCAccttctcctccacctgcttcagtatttgctccctcctccttgtTTGACACACCCACCCCCTCCGTCCTAAAGAGCAAGTCTCAGCACCCTATTCCTCCTCAACAAGCTTCAGTGGGTCTACAGCACGGCCCCTGGCAACAACCCCTCAAGACTTCTTCATCCTGTTActcctcttctctgtccccCGTGGCCTCCGCTGCTTACCTTCTTGAGGCTCGTCTGCACATCAGCCAGCAACCTCACCCTCATCTCCACACCAGCCTCCAACAGCAGCCACAGACAGCAACACAAGGCGCCTTCCCCATCATGTCCAAACCAGTGATGTGGACCATGGGCTCAGTCTCCAACACGGATCCTGGCATGCTGGAGTTGGGTCTGGCTGGACAACAGCAGCTGAGCAGTTGTGTGAtggtgaaataa